One segment of Nomia melanderi isolate GNS246 chromosome 10, iyNomMela1, whole genome shotgun sequence DNA contains the following:
- the LOC116430328 gene encoding E3 ubiquitin-protein ligase TRIM33 isoform X1, whose product MEPRANELLTTGPPATIKEEPVDQTGAKQDMQQSQVQGVCIEEECEQRIECTTEGQENETRAFLSKCVFCGKTFASGDDPKLLECLHAACTACVNSKLSDHNTSVDVDVLLESNVIACQICNVTTQADNLIENRFLSKFIEEDSSPGTDDESKEIEEEKKCTSCHDNANATSWCVECEEFICQNCVMAHQRLKITKDHTIKPKDEVANDRDNVKKDNKKIPGYLFCTIHSHEQLSLFCQTCDKLTCRDCQLSEHRDHKYKFIHEIAAETRTSVSTLLKEVSYKRVLLKSAMKVIEDRQVLILEKKKNLVQDITQMVVQLTNAINTRGKQLIMRLNEVCDQKQNTLNEKKVALDQLSKLTDHCIQFVAHALKKGSDLELLYSKKSVTSHLQRIKSRRADIPNPEIPVRIHLSLEKVPDLIKVVSSIGAIVVDGRVYPSISPLGGTNTPSMSYDSQPELKQTSNLPNTPMDGSSMAVQIPPATQQSNNIQQNSYQQVPPSLPLTQHQQQQQQQQQQQQQQQQQQQQQQQQQPQPQPQQQLQQAQSQNYMQHYPMNNMPPRSSPQAHQPRVPYAVNFNNRLQQPLMIQQRPLGICHQQVTSSTHPHQQVHMDQLGQNTSLRGLLAHNPPPYRPSTNHVPYRLPTYRYPSSNSQRPVPPHTYQPTNTSMVSGIRLQQCNATSPSAQHLSYPVQQPTTARWHIPQNVNPCLPYYPSRHQTTPPMPVPINDTYKITLKNQQSSNNQKYNTQASVATDNPPQAQNSVSVGHTVSSSVPKTPSPVPPGKTDETEKSLDKFCQKSLNDLMLTIAKLDSNGIVVIPEAQRNQLDSAQVDSSTDEGMNPMVENASDNSKNAAASMTKDDPNEDWCAVCMDGGDAVLCCDKCPKVFHLYCHIPSLKSFPDESETWQCMLCTNVLDCSDDPPGEKRPNTISTKELRIAQRIVLELYCQYEQSLPFREVVSSEIIDYHRIIKKPIALDVIRDKLKPDHPNHYADLRQVMADIRLMFKNAFTYNPVESQVYQEARNLEEFFEKLLLKWAPNYAYDDPFLSADKDEDEEVFPPNRKYRRIVTD is encoded by the exons ATGGAACCTCGAGCAAATGAATTGCTAACGACGGGCCCTCCAGCAACGATTAAGGAAGAACCGGTCGACCAAACTGGCGCGAAGCAGGATATGCAACAGTCTCAAGTACAGGGCGTTTGCATAGAGGAAGAATGCGAGCAGCGTATCGAGTGCACTACCGAGGGTCAGGAGAACGAGACACGTGCATTTTTATCGAAATGTGTGTTCTGCGGGAAAACCTTCGCCTCCGGCGATGACCCAAAACTCCTAGAATGTTTACATGCAGCATGCACTGCATGTGTCAACAGTAAACTAAGCGATCACAATACGTCGGTCGACGTGGATGTTTTGT TGGAAAGCAATGTGATTGCTTGTCAAATTTGTAATGTCACTACCCAAGCAGACAATTTAATCGAGAATCGATTCTTGTCAAAATTTATAGAGGAAGATAGTAGTCCAGGAACTGACGATGAATCTaaagaaattgaagaagaaaaaaaatgtaccaGCTGTCATGACAATGCCAATGCTACAAGTTGGTGTGTGGAATGCGAAGAATTTATCTGTCAGAACTGTGTTATG gcACATCAAAGATTAAAAATCACAAAGGATCATACAATTAAACCAAAGGATGAAGTTGCCAATGATAGGGACAATGTTAAAAAGGACAACAAAAAAATACCTGGctatttattttgtacaattcATTCGCATGAACAATTATCTTTGTTTTGTCAAACATGTGATAAACTTACTTGTAGGGACTGTCAGTTAAGTGAACACAGAGATCATAAGTACAAATTTATTCATGAAATTGCTGCTGAAACACGTACTTCTGTATCGACTTTACTTAAAGAAGTGag TTATAAAcgagttttattaaaaagtgCTATGAAAGTTATAGAGGATAGGCAAGTCCTCATtttagagaagaaaaaaaatttagtACAAGATATAACACAAATGGTGGTGCA ATTAACGAATGCAATCAACACAAGAGGAAAGCAATTAATTATGCGTTTGAATGAAGTGTGCGATCAAAAACAGAACAcattaaacgaaaaaaaagtCGCTTTAGATCAATTATCAAAGCTTACAGATCATTGCATTCAATTTGTGGCTCATGCCTTGAAGAAAGGCTCAGACCTGGAATTACTGTATAGTAAGAA GTCTGTTACAAGTCACTTACAAAGAATAAAAAGTAGACGAGCTGACATTCCAAATCCAGAAATACCTGTCAGAATACATTTATCTTTGGAAAAAGTACCAGACTTGATAAAAG TGGTTTCATCGATTGGAGCGATAGTAGTAGATGGCAGAGTATATCCTTCAATATCTCCACTGGGTGGAACAAATACACCATCCATGTCATATGACTCGCAGCCAGAGCTGAAACAGACGAGCAATCTTCCTAACACACCAATGGATGGTTCGTCTATGGCTGTACAAATACCTCCTGCGACACAGCAGTCgaataatattcaacaaaattcctACCAGCAAGTGCCTCCATCGTTACCTTTAACACaacaccagcagcagcagcagcaacaacaacaacaacaacagcagcagcagcagcaacagcaacaacagcaacagcagcaaccgCAACCGCAACCGCAACAGCAACTGCAACAAGCACAATCACAAAATTATATGCAGCATTATCCTATGAATAATATGCCGCCACGTTCATCACCTCAAGCACATCAGCCACGTGTACCGTATGCAGTTAACTTCAACAATAGGTTGCAGCAACCATTAATGATACAACAGCGTCCATTGGGAATTTGCCACCAGCAAGTAACTTCATCTACGCATCCTCATCAACAAGTTCATATGGATCAGCTTGGTCAGAATACAAGTCTACGTGGGCTTCTCGCGCATAATCCTCCTCCGTATCGGCCTTCTACGAATCATGTACCATACCGATTGCCAACTTATAGGTACCCGTCGAGTAATTCTCAACGGCCAGTACCACCGCACACGTATCAACCGACGAATACGTCCATGGTGTCCGGTATAAGGCTTCAACAATGTAATGCAACTTCACCGTCTGCACAGCATTTAAGTTACCCTGTGCAACAACCCACCACAGCTCGTTGGCACATCCCCCAAAATGTGAACCCTTGCCTTCCTTATTATCCCTCCCGCCATCAAACAACGCCCCCGATGCCAGTTCCTATCAACGATACTTACAAGATAACATTGAAGAACCAACAGTCAAGCAACAATCAAAAATACAACACGCAAGCAAGCGTCGCCACTGATAATCCACCTCAAGCACAAAATTCCGTGTCTGTTGGCCATACAGTTAGTTCGTCGGTACCTAAGACGCCTAGTCCTGTACCACCCggtaaaactgatgaaactgaGAAAAGTTTGGACAAGTTTTGCCAAAAATCTTTGAACGATTTGATGCTCACCATCGCGAAATTAGATAGTAATGGAATTGTGGTAATACCGGAAGCCCAACGAAATCAATTGGATTCAGCTCAAGTAGATAGCTCGACTGATGAGGGAATGAATCCGATGGTTGAAAATGCATCAG ATAATTCAAAAAATGCTGCAGCATCCATGACAAAGGACGATCCTAACGAAGACTGGTGTGCAGTGTGTATGGATGGGGGAGATGCTGTGCTATGTTGTGATAAATGTCCAAAAGTCTTCCACTTGTATTGTCATATTCCTAGTTTAAAATCGTTTCCTGA CGAGAGTGAAACATGGCAGTGTATGTTATGTACAAATGTACTCGATTGCTCGGATGATCCACCGGGAGAGAAAAGGCCCAACACTATAAGTACGAAAGAATTAAGAATTGCCCAAAGGATTGTATTGGAGCTTTATTGTCAGTATGAGCAAAGTTTACCCTTCCGTGAAGTTGTTTCTAGCGAG ATAATCGATTATCATCGTATTATAAAGAAACCTATTGCATTAGATGTAATTAGAGATAAATTGAAACCCGATCACCCAAATCATTACGCAGATTTAAGACAAGTGATGGCGGATATcagattgatgtttaaaaatgctTTTACATACAATCCT GTTGAGTCGCAGGTTTATCAAGAAGCACGAAATTTAGAagaattttttgagaaattattattaaaatgggCACCGAATTATGCTTACGACGACCCTTTTCTATCAGCTGACAAAGACGAAGACGAGGAAGTGTTTCCTCCGAATAGAAAATACAGACGCATAGTTActgattaa
- the LOC116430328 gene encoding E3 ubiquitin-protein ligase TRIM33 isoform X3 produces MAHQRLKITKDHTIKPKDEVANDRDNVKKDNKKIPGYLFCTIHSHEQLSLFCQTCDKLTCRDCQLSEHRDHKYKFIHEIAAETRTSVSTLLKEVSYKRVLLKSAMKVIEDRQVLILEKKKNLVQDITQMVVQLTNAINTRGKQLIMRLNEVCDQKQNTLNEKKVALDQLSKLTDHCIQFVAHALKKGSDLELLYSKKSVTSHLQRIKSRRADIPNPEIPVRIHLSLEKVPDLIKVVSSIGAIVVDGRVYPSISPLGGTNTPSMSYDSQPELKQTSNLPNTPMDGSSMAVQIPPATQQSNNIQQNSYQQVPPSLPLTQHQQQQQQQQQQQQQQQQQQQQQQQQQPQPQPQQQLQQAQSQNYMQHYPMNNMPPRSSPQAHQPRVPYAVNFNNRLQQPLMIQQRPLGICHQQVTSSTHPHQQVHMDQLGQNTSLRGLLAHNPPPYRPSTNHVPYRLPTYRYPSSNSQRPVPPHTYQPTNTSMVSGIRLQQCNATSPSAQHLSYPVQQPTTARWHIPQNVNPCLPYYPSRHQTTPPMPVPINDTYKITLKNQQSSNNQKYNTQASVATDNPPQAQNSVSVGHTVSSSVPKTPSPVPPGKTDETEKSLDKFCQKSLNDLMLTIAKLDSNGIVVIPEAQRNQLDSAQVDSSTDEGMNPMVENASDNSKNAAASMTKDDPNEDWCAVCMDGGDAVLCCDKCPKVFHLYCHIPSLKSFPDESETWQCMLCTNVLDCSDDPPGEKRPNTISTKELRIAQRIVLELYCQYEQSLPFREVVSSEIIDYHRIIKKPIALDVIRDKLKPDHPNHYADLRQVMADIRLMFKNAFTYNPVESQVYQEARNLEEFFEKLLLKWAPNYAYDDPFLSADKDEDEEVFPPNRKYRRIVTD; encoded by the exons ATG gcACATCAAAGATTAAAAATCACAAAGGATCATACAATTAAACCAAAGGATGAAGTTGCCAATGATAGGGACAATGTTAAAAAGGACAACAAAAAAATACCTGGctatttattttgtacaattcATTCGCATGAACAATTATCTTTGTTTTGTCAAACATGTGATAAACTTACTTGTAGGGACTGTCAGTTAAGTGAACACAGAGATCATAAGTACAAATTTATTCATGAAATTGCTGCTGAAACACGTACTTCTGTATCGACTTTACTTAAAGAAGTGag TTATAAAcgagttttattaaaaagtgCTATGAAAGTTATAGAGGATAGGCAAGTCCTCATtttagagaagaaaaaaaatttagtACAAGATATAACACAAATGGTGGTGCA ATTAACGAATGCAATCAACACAAGAGGAAAGCAATTAATTATGCGTTTGAATGAAGTGTGCGATCAAAAACAGAACAcattaaacgaaaaaaaagtCGCTTTAGATCAATTATCAAAGCTTACAGATCATTGCATTCAATTTGTGGCTCATGCCTTGAAGAAAGGCTCAGACCTGGAATTACTGTATAGTAAGAA GTCTGTTACAAGTCACTTACAAAGAATAAAAAGTAGACGAGCTGACATTCCAAATCCAGAAATACCTGTCAGAATACATTTATCTTTGGAAAAAGTACCAGACTTGATAAAAG TGGTTTCATCGATTGGAGCGATAGTAGTAGATGGCAGAGTATATCCTTCAATATCTCCACTGGGTGGAACAAATACACCATCCATGTCATATGACTCGCAGCCAGAGCTGAAACAGACGAGCAATCTTCCTAACACACCAATGGATGGTTCGTCTATGGCTGTACAAATACCTCCTGCGACACAGCAGTCgaataatattcaacaaaattcctACCAGCAAGTGCCTCCATCGTTACCTTTAACACaacaccagcagcagcagcagcaacaacaacaacaacaacagcagcagcagcagcaacagcaacaacagcaacagcagcaaccgCAACCGCAACCGCAACAGCAACTGCAACAAGCACAATCACAAAATTATATGCAGCATTATCCTATGAATAATATGCCGCCACGTTCATCACCTCAAGCACATCAGCCACGTGTACCGTATGCAGTTAACTTCAACAATAGGTTGCAGCAACCATTAATGATACAACAGCGTCCATTGGGAATTTGCCACCAGCAAGTAACTTCATCTACGCATCCTCATCAACAAGTTCATATGGATCAGCTTGGTCAGAATACAAGTCTACGTGGGCTTCTCGCGCATAATCCTCCTCCGTATCGGCCTTCTACGAATCATGTACCATACCGATTGCCAACTTATAGGTACCCGTCGAGTAATTCTCAACGGCCAGTACCACCGCACACGTATCAACCGACGAATACGTCCATGGTGTCCGGTATAAGGCTTCAACAATGTAATGCAACTTCACCGTCTGCACAGCATTTAAGTTACCCTGTGCAACAACCCACCACAGCTCGTTGGCACATCCCCCAAAATGTGAACCCTTGCCTTCCTTATTATCCCTCCCGCCATCAAACAACGCCCCCGATGCCAGTTCCTATCAACGATACTTACAAGATAACATTGAAGAACCAACAGTCAAGCAACAATCAAAAATACAACACGCAAGCAAGCGTCGCCACTGATAATCCACCTCAAGCACAAAATTCCGTGTCTGTTGGCCATACAGTTAGTTCGTCGGTACCTAAGACGCCTAGTCCTGTACCACCCggtaaaactgatgaaactgaGAAAAGTTTGGACAAGTTTTGCCAAAAATCTTTGAACGATTTGATGCTCACCATCGCGAAATTAGATAGTAATGGAATTGTGGTAATACCGGAAGCCCAACGAAATCAATTGGATTCAGCTCAAGTAGATAGCTCGACTGATGAGGGAATGAATCCGATGGTTGAAAATGCATCAG ATAATTCAAAAAATGCTGCAGCATCCATGACAAAGGACGATCCTAACGAAGACTGGTGTGCAGTGTGTATGGATGGGGGAGATGCTGTGCTATGTTGTGATAAATGTCCAAAAGTCTTCCACTTGTATTGTCATATTCCTAGTTTAAAATCGTTTCCTGA CGAGAGTGAAACATGGCAGTGTATGTTATGTACAAATGTACTCGATTGCTCGGATGATCCACCGGGAGAGAAAAGGCCCAACACTATAAGTACGAAAGAATTAAGAATTGCCCAAAGGATTGTATTGGAGCTTTATTGTCAGTATGAGCAAAGTTTACCCTTCCGTGAAGTTGTTTCTAGCGAG ATAATCGATTATCATCGTATTATAAAGAAACCTATTGCATTAGATGTAATTAGAGATAAATTGAAACCCGATCACCCAAATCATTACGCAGATTTAAGACAAGTGATGGCGGATATcagattgatgtttaaaaatgctTTTACATACAATCCT GTTGAGTCGCAGGTTTATCAAGAAGCACGAAATTTAGAagaattttttgagaaattattattaaaatgggCACCGAATTATGCTTACGACGACCCTTTTCTATCAGCTGACAAAGACGAAGACGAGGAAGTGTTTCCTCCGAATAGAAAATACAGACGCATAGTTActgattaa
- the LOC116430328 gene encoding E3 ubiquitin-protein ligase TRIM33 isoform X2 — MEPRANELLTTGPPATIKEEPVDQTGAKQDMQQSQVQGVCIEEECEQRIECTTEGQENETRAFLSKCVFCGKTFASGDDPKLLECLHAACTACVNSKLSDHNTSVDVDVLLESNVIACQICNVTTQADNLIENRFLSKFIEEDSSPGTDDESKEIEEEKKCTSCHDNANATSWCVECEEFICQNCVMAHQRLKITKDHTIKPKDEVANDRDNVKKDNKKIPGYLFCTIHSHEQLSLFCQTCDKLTCRDCQLSEHRDHKYKFIHEIAAETRTSVSTLLKEVSYKRVLLKSAMKVIEDRQVLILEKKKNLVQDITQMVVQLTNAINTRGKQLIMRLNEVCDQKQNTLNEKKVALDQLSKLTDHCIQFVAHALKKGSDLELLYSKKSVTSHLQRIKSRRADIPNPEIPVRIHLSLEKVPDLIKVVSSIGAIVVDGRVYPSISPLGGTNTPSMSYDSQPELKQTSNLPNTPMDGSSMAVQIPPATQQSNNIQQNSYQQVPPSLPLTQHQQQQQQQQQQQQQQQQQQQQQQQQQPQPQPQQQLQQAQSQNYMQHYPMNNMPPRSSPQAHQPRVPYAVNFNNRLQQPLMIQQRPLGICHQQVTSSTHPHQQVHMDQLGQNTSLRGLLAHNPPPYRPSTNHVPYRLPTYRYPSSNSQRPVPPHTYQPTNTSMVSGIRLQQCNATSPSAQHLSYPVQQPTTARWHIPQNVNPCLPYYPSRHQTTPPMPVPINDTYKITLKNQQSSNNQKYNTQASVATDNPPQAQNSVSVGHTVSSSVPKTPSPVPPGKTDETEKSLDKFCQKSLNDLMLTIAKLDSNGIVVIPEAQRNQLDSAQVDSSTDEGMNPMVENASASMTKDDPNEDWCAVCMDGGDAVLCCDKCPKVFHLYCHIPSLKSFPDESETWQCMLCTNVLDCSDDPPGEKRPNTISTKELRIAQRIVLELYCQYEQSLPFREVVSSEIIDYHRIIKKPIALDVIRDKLKPDHPNHYADLRQVMADIRLMFKNAFTYNPVESQVYQEARNLEEFFEKLLLKWAPNYAYDDPFLSADKDEDEEVFPPNRKYRRIVTD, encoded by the exons ATGGAACCTCGAGCAAATGAATTGCTAACGACGGGCCCTCCAGCAACGATTAAGGAAGAACCGGTCGACCAAACTGGCGCGAAGCAGGATATGCAACAGTCTCAAGTACAGGGCGTTTGCATAGAGGAAGAATGCGAGCAGCGTATCGAGTGCACTACCGAGGGTCAGGAGAACGAGACACGTGCATTTTTATCGAAATGTGTGTTCTGCGGGAAAACCTTCGCCTCCGGCGATGACCCAAAACTCCTAGAATGTTTACATGCAGCATGCACTGCATGTGTCAACAGTAAACTAAGCGATCACAATACGTCGGTCGACGTGGATGTTTTGT TGGAAAGCAATGTGATTGCTTGTCAAATTTGTAATGTCACTACCCAAGCAGACAATTTAATCGAGAATCGATTCTTGTCAAAATTTATAGAGGAAGATAGTAGTCCAGGAACTGACGATGAATCTaaagaaattgaagaagaaaaaaaatgtaccaGCTGTCATGACAATGCCAATGCTACAAGTTGGTGTGTGGAATGCGAAGAATTTATCTGTCAGAACTGTGTTATG gcACATCAAAGATTAAAAATCACAAAGGATCATACAATTAAACCAAAGGATGAAGTTGCCAATGATAGGGACAATGTTAAAAAGGACAACAAAAAAATACCTGGctatttattttgtacaattcATTCGCATGAACAATTATCTTTGTTTTGTCAAACATGTGATAAACTTACTTGTAGGGACTGTCAGTTAAGTGAACACAGAGATCATAAGTACAAATTTATTCATGAAATTGCTGCTGAAACACGTACTTCTGTATCGACTTTACTTAAAGAAGTGag TTATAAAcgagttttattaaaaagtgCTATGAAAGTTATAGAGGATAGGCAAGTCCTCATtttagagaagaaaaaaaatttagtACAAGATATAACACAAATGGTGGTGCA ATTAACGAATGCAATCAACACAAGAGGAAAGCAATTAATTATGCGTTTGAATGAAGTGTGCGATCAAAAACAGAACAcattaaacgaaaaaaaagtCGCTTTAGATCAATTATCAAAGCTTACAGATCATTGCATTCAATTTGTGGCTCATGCCTTGAAGAAAGGCTCAGACCTGGAATTACTGTATAGTAAGAA GTCTGTTACAAGTCACTTACAAAGAATAAAAAGTAGACGAGCTGACATTCCAAATCCAGAAATACCTGTCAGAATACATTTATCTTTGGAAAAAGTACCAGACTTGATAAAAG TGGTTTCATCGATTGGAGCGATAGTAGTAGATGGCAGAGTATATCCTTCAATATCTCCACTGGGTGGAACAAATACACCATCCATGTCATATGACTCGCAGCCAGAGCTGAAACAGACGAGCAATCTTCCTAACACACCAATGGATGGTTCGTCTATGGCTGTACAAATACCTCCTGCGACACAGCAGTCgaataatattcaacaaaattcctACCAGCAAGTGCCTCCATCGTTACCTTTAACACaacaccagcagcagcagcagcaacaacaacaacaacaacagcagcagcagcagcaacagcaacaacagcaacagcagcaaccgCAACCGCAACCGCAACAGCAACTGCAACAAGCACAATCACAAAATTATATGCAGCATTATCCTATGAATAATATGCCGCCACGTTCATCACCTCAAGCACATCAGCCACGTGTACCGTATGCAGTTAACTTCAACAATAGGTTGCAGCAACCATTAATGATACAACAGCGTCCATTGGGAATTTGCCACCAGCAAGTAACTTCATCTACGCATCCTCATCAACAAGTTCATATGGATCAGCTTGGTCAGAATACAAGTCTACGTGGGCTTCTCGCGCATAATCCTCCTCCGTATCGGCCTTCTACGAATCATGTACCATACCGATTGCCAACTTATAGGTACCCGTCGAGTAATTCTCAACGGCCAGTACCACCGCACACGTATCAACCGACGAATACGTCCATGGTGTCCGGTATAAGGCTTCAACAATGTAATGCAACTTCACCGTCTGCACAGCATTTAAGTTACCCTGTGCAACAACCCACCACAGCTCGTTGGCACATCCCCCAAAATGTGAACCCTTGCCTTCCTTATTATCCCTCCCGCCATCAAACAACGCCCCCGATGCCAGTTCCTATCAACGATACTTACAAGATAACATTGAAGAACCAACAGTCAAGCAACAATCAAAAATACAACACGCAAGCAAGCGTCGCCACTGATAATCCACCTCAAGCACAAAATTCCGTGTCTGTTGGCCATACAGTTAGTTCGTCGGTACCTAAGACGCCTAGTCCTGTACCACCCggtaaaactgatgaaactgaGAAAAGTTTGGACAAGTTTTGCCAAAAATCTTTGAACGATTTGATGCTCACCATCGCGAAATTAGATAGTAATGGAATTGTGGTAATACCGGAAGCCCAACGAAATCAATTGGATTCAGCTCAAGTAGATAGCTCGACTGATGAGGGAATGAATCCGATGGTTGAAAATGCATCAG CATCCATGACAAAGGACGATCCTAACGAAGACTGGTGTGCAGTGTGTATGGATGGGGGAGATGCTGTGCTATGTTGTGATAAATGTCCAAAAGTCTTCCACTTGTATTGTCATATTCCTAGTTTAAAATCGTTTCCTGA CGAGAGTGAAACATGGCAGTGTATGTTATGTACAAATGTACTCGATTGCTCGGATGATCCACCGGGAGAGAAAAGGCCCAACACTATAAGTACGAAAGAATTAAGAATTGCCCAAAGGATTGTATTGGAGCTTTATTGTCAGTATGAGCAAAGTTTACCCTTCCGTGAAGTTGTTTCTAGCGAG ATAATCGATTATCATCGTATTATAAAGAAACCTATTGCATTAGATGTAATTAGAGATAAATTGAAACCCGATCACCCAAATCATTACGCAGATTTAAGACAAGTGATGGCGGATATcagattgatgtttaaaaatgctTTTACATACAATCCT GTTGAGTCGCAGGTTTATCAAGAAGCACGAAATTTAGAagaattttttgagaaattattattaaaatgggCACCGAATTATGCTTACGACGACCCTTTTCTATCAGCTGACAAAGACGAAGACGAGGAAGTGTTTCCTCCGAATAGAAAATACAGACGCATAGTTActgattaa
- the LOC116430359 gene encoding WD repeat-containing protein 55 homolog has translation MQLNKGKLIGNLAVDNHDSDDSEDSDESMQASTDSDETMSSSDESESEDENHEENSNNNEIHARTSEDIEPILLNEDEEEDEVVKAIIRSKDTQKDHPPSITTEEHIVDICFHPNSNILAAANIVGDVCLYKYSNTETELVSTLELHLKPCRDIEFNEDGTTLFSTAKDLAIMLTDVQTEKLKRVYENAHDEPIYTMTVIGEHMFATGDDDGVVKLWDLRQAGNVPVFSIKKMEDYVSSIITNREGKYLVCGSGDGSLTTFNILGKKLHVQSEEYDEELTCLGLFKNETKILVGTSKGKMYIYNWGEFGLHSDEFPSVTKKAINCMVPITENVVITGGEDGMLRATSLFPRNNLGIVGQHTFCIEATDINSDGTLIASSSHNNDIKFWNVQYFETLDVAHRVKGGKQKQLKYNLPSSKTDNASSFFSDL, from the exons ATGCAGTTAAATAAAGGGAAATTGATAG GAAATTTAGCTGTTGACAATCACGATAGTGATGATAGTGAAGACAGCGATGAAAGTATGCAGGCATCTACAGATAGCGATGAAACAATGAGCAGTAGTGATGAATCTGAATCAGAGGATGAAAATCAtgaagaaaattcaaataataatgaGATTCACGCCCGTACAA GTGAAGACATAGAACCAATATTGTTAAATGAAGATGAGGAAGAAGATGAAGTTGTGAAAGCCATAATTAGATCAAAAGACACACAAAAAGATCATCCTCCTTCTATTACAACAGAAGAACACATAGTAGATATATGCTTTCATCCTAATTCAAATATTCTTGCTGCAGCTAACATAGTTGGCGATGTTTGCCt ATACAAGTATAGCAATACAGAAACAGAACTTGTTTCAACTTTGGAATTACATCTTAAACCATGTCGtgacattgaatttaatgaagatGGAACAACATTATTTTCAACTGCTAAGGACCTAGCCATAATGCTCACTGATGTTCAAACTGAGAAACTAAAAAGAGTATATGAAAATGCACATGA tgaaCCTATCTACACAATGACTGTAATCGGGGAACATATGTTTGCAACAGGAGACGATGATGGTgtagtaaaat tatGGGATCTTAGGCAAGCAGGAAATGTACctgtattttcaataaaaaagatGGAAGATTATGTAAGCTCAATAATAACAAACagagaaggaaaatatttagTGTGTGGAAGTGGAGATGGTTCTCTCACTACATTCAATATACTAGGGAAAAAATTACATGTTCAG TCGGAAGAGTATGACGAGGAATTGACATGCCttggtttatttaaaaatgaaacgaaaattctTGTGGGGACTAGCAAaggaaaaatgtatatatataattgggGAGAGTTTGGACTCCACTCTGATGAGTTTCCAAGTGTAACAAAGAAGGCTATAAATTGTATGGTTCCAATTACTGAGAATGTAGTAATAACAGGAGGAGAAGATGGAATGCTCAG AGCTACTAGTTTGTTTCCTCGTAATAATCTTGGGATCGTGGGTCAACATACTTTCTGCATTGAAGCCACTGATATAAATAGCGATGGTACTTTAATTGCATCTTCCTCGCACAATAATGATATCAAATTTTGGAATGTGCAATATTTCGAAACTTTAGACGTAGCTCACCGTGTGAAAGGtggaaaacaaaaacaattgaaatataatctTCCAAGTAGTAAGACTGATAATGCATCAAGTTTCTTTTCAGACCTTTAG